From a single Sulfolobus sp. E5-1-F genomic region:
- a CDS encoding AAA family ATPase gives MIIKTVSVKGGVGKSIISAYLAKYLAESGKRVLVVDKDYLKFSSLLIKNSVKGVDVVTDDTTLDYGNIERNYDFIIVDTPTMQFESKFDKADEVVNLIVSDAFTLDLTVKYYKNLEGRKILIVNMVYPFPSDIYNISERIKDLDFDIKIVIPFIPKLFSSLVKEGKIKVNIDLLRTLAREILDKNFNKKLITPIM, from the coding sequence ATGATAATAAAAACAGTAAGTGTAAAGGGTGGCGTTGGGAAGTCAATTATTTCCGCCTATTTGGCTAAGTACTTGGCAGAAAGTGGTAAGAGAGTCCTTGTTGTAGATAAGGACTATTTAAAGTTTTCAAGTTTGTTGATTAAGAACTCAGTAAAGGGTGTAGATGTAGTTACGGATGATACAACACTGGATTACGGTAATATAGAGAGAAATTACGATTTTATAATCGTAGATACCCCCACTATGCAATTTGAAAGTAAGTTTGATAAGGCTGATGAGGTAGTGAATTTGATCGTATCAGACGCATTTACGTTAGACCTAACAGTGAAATACTACAAGAATCTAGAGGGAAGAAAAATCCTCATAGTGAATATGGTTTACCCATTTCCAAGCGATATATACAATATTTCTGAAAGGATTAAGGATTTGGACTTCGATATAAAGATAGTTATTCCTTTCATTCCGAAGCTTTTCTCGTCTTTAGTGAAGGAAGGTAAAATAAAAGTTAATATTGATCTCCTAAGAACGTTAGCTAGAGAGATACTTGACAAGAATTTTAATAAGAAATTGATTACTCCAATTATGTAG
- a CDS encoding DEAD/DEAH box helicase has translation MTDDLLTYEFEEPEVPLNNPSNTTFNELIGVNFKCEPFTFKAYEHQIRAFNELKKGNNVILKAQAGSGKTEAWFSYVIYKILKEGQKDFKTLLIYPTRALSNDQFSRLTKYAGEACLKMPNLVEMYDSNKTPKHLHYPFNILITNPEKIARNLHNKERLLPYKDVNLIVIDEFDFYGTNDANKLLVLLKVLYKDIFRTQFPQFVIMSATLNLSDIKETILEKLSDGKEIITIEGNARKPKNKVKIVLGKNQGLSTSEIFHALKKYFFSNEISDQITQVIKTLDTNIRIFKKGDDNNLLSNFLNQYINSGNTTIVFAPTIKWADYLYSKISTQKDKVVIHHSLVPNREEIEAKLREGEVNLAISVITLRQGINIKSVTRIIHYGMPTSISEYLQREGRKGRDPNITTTETVIIPLTLSDLIIFASDNPEELFKKWKNLGPETTVLLKENNKFTRLVEDIYKNVINKENEKIQDLARRMRILTSKNKKTIQATFYGWHSDNVKVILDDQVVKLIDKASFVNYYQVGSIDIATESVIVKTDWNKIYEKSIVELLKQSYQSPQTVSGIEREIIKLINKYKKYKNKYYYYSNNSIQDLNSLKNALLDDIYSYRLVSYVELGIRLIEELTKGLYIVRIFPVRTIWYLNDINKTLGSIYCKKPIVSVYDVTYAYNFPLLYLYTMKSGKYVEINDKLRNEIKENLKQIISLINLILRRNYNIYFPLIRFYIDKDTENVIFWEWELTGALETIFDNASLNFSNNKTLNLESIEKDVSNIHFDDITTILLRMNGIYVNDVRFKEIKDYAVSFLQLIKAYKQITTLLKDFSNKDVFLVPLRYNNLDLVFVFSLNIYPGFYSLNKLLTTNHITADSNVYCIGRKEDLDQIEGTLRNNGIKKVTRIDINEDDKMVSFLEEKLREFDQENSEVIGELQQSNKDSLIFIQYFDSSIIKEVIERIKDHKIINNENLINNVMSTLNTTQQPVQQNRDSEPICLLITEDWSNLLRTELKKENSKYFIELNSNMQLSNNEKYKNITNSPPISTEFLSYIKKPNTRIDVVFLEKKDNELLLRSVGKIIDAKNIELVEGNKIKSIKINVDCYQPVPLRMDLDIGYEGVFICERTHDDETKNASNMINIKKILSECRKDSIYELKVCYPKILASKILSDNPLTLDQDAFIDIKSNIIIVPSRQIVLIPYNNTYVLWSIPYNCRQGDIREIDKIDSRKIIECMGLQFLQEDNYLAKQLSTKEGVEKALLGKTYSKVSVSRKPSNIVDSLKKTLYWQHYILEFIGVKKLVILLNSLMKYHTVLKMIQINNLYDVLSFIDIVKQINELNSYQSLQEVINSLRQHYQIDLWNSNSDKILNQINEAIEKINSEKITNDLNKYLDSYSQEISFLLDDDILVETRGIMISYREILLPQNSELKIKYLSLLLVEKYKFNDFPVLVKFQR, from the coding sequence ATGACAGATGATTTGTTAACTTATGAATTTGAGGAACCCGAAGTCCCTTTGAACAATCCTAGCAATACCACTTTTAACGAATTAATTGGGGTTAATTTTAAGTGTGAACCCTTTACATTCAAAGCTTATGAACATCAAATTAGAGCTTTTAATGAGTTAAAGAAGGGGAATAACGTAATATTGAAAGCCCAAGCTGGATCGGGTAAGACGGAAGCGTGGTTCTCATATGTGATATATAAAATTCTTAAGGAAGGGCAAAAGGACTTCAAGACTCTCCTTATATATCCCACAAGAGCTTTGAGCAATGATCAGTTCAGCAGATTAACAAAATATGCAGGTGAGGCATGCCTTAAAATGCCCAATCTAGTGGAAATGTATGATAGCAACAAAACACCGAAACATCTTCATTATCCATTTAACATCTTAATTACAAACCCTGAGAAAATAGCTAGAAATCTACACAATAAAGAAAGACTCTTACCATACAAAGATGTTAATCTAATAGTCATTGACGAATTCGATTTTTATGGAACAAATGACGCAAACAAACTTCTTGTCCTACTAAAGGTTCTCTATAAAGATATTTTTAGAACTCAATTTCCCCAATTCGTCATTATGAGTGCTACCTTAAACCTCTCTGACATTAAGGAGACTATATTAGAGAAATTAAGCGATGGTAAAGAAATTATAACAATTGAAGGTAATGCAAGAAAGCCCAAAAACAAAGTTAAGATAGTTTTAGGCAAGAATCAAGGTTTAAGTACCTCAGAGATCTTTCACGCTCTAAAGAAATATTTTTTCAGTAACGAGATAAGTGATCAAATAACTCAAGTGATAAAAACACTCGATACGAATATAAGAATATTCAAAAAAGGAGATGATAACAACTTACTATCAAACTTTTTAAATCAATATATCAACTCCGGTAATACAACCATCGTATTTGCACCCACAATAAAATGGGCAGACTACCTATATTCTAAAATTTCAACTCAAAAAGACAAAGTAGTCATTCATCACTCATTAGTACCAAACCGAGAAGAAATTGAAGCTAAACTAAGAGAGGGTGAAGTTAACCTAGCCATATCAGTTATAACCCTTCGTCAAGGGATCAATATAAAAAGCGTTACAAGGATCATACACTACGGTATGCCTACAAGCATATCTGAGTACCTTCAGAGAGAAGGGAGAAAAGGAAGAGATCCAAATATAACTACAACTGAAACTGTAATCATACCGTTAACCCTCTCTGACCTCATTATATTTGCCAGTGATAATCCCGAGGAATTATTCAAGAAATGGAAAAATTTAGGGCCGGAAACTACAGTTTTATTGAAAGAAAACAACAAGTTCACCAGGCTAGTTGAAGACATTTATAAAAACGTAATCAATAAGGAAAACGAAAAAATTCAAGATTTAGCCAGACGAATGAGAATTTTAACAAGTAAAAATAAGAAAACGATCCAGGCTACCTTTTACGGATGGCACTCAGACAACGTTAAAGTAATATTAGACGATCAAGTCGTCAAACTAATAGACAAAGCTAGTTTTGTAAATTATTATCAAGTAGGGTCAATAGATATAGCAACTGAATCTGTTATAGTGAAAACGGACTGGAATAAAATTTATGAAAAGAGTATAGTTGAGTTACTTAAACAGAGTTATCAAAGTCCTCAAACCGTATCTGGGATAGAACGGGAAATCATCAAGCTAATTAATAAATACAAAAAGTATAAGAACAAATATTATTATTATAGTAATAATAGCATTCAAGATTTAAATAGCTTAAAGAATGCGTTACTAGATGACATATACTCCTATAGACTCGTCTCCTACGTTGAATTAGGTATTAGGCTAATAGAAGAATTAACAAAAGGCCTTTATATAGTGAGAATCTTTCCAGTTAGAACCATTTGGTATCTAAATGATATCAATAAAACTCTAGGTTCAATATATTGTAAAAAACCTATTGTTAGCGTGTACGACGTAACTTACGCATACAACTTCCCCTTACTTTACTTATACACCATGAAGTCGGGAAAGTATGTCGAGATTAATGATAAATTAAGGAATGAGATAAAAGAAAACCTTAAGCAAATAATATCATTAATAAATTTAATTCTCAGAAGAAATTACAACATTTACTTTCCCTTAATAAGATTCTATATAGACAAAGACACCGAAAACGTCATCTTCTGGGAATGGGAGCTCACTGGAGCACTAGAGACAATATTTGATAATGCGTCATTAAACTTTAGCAACAATAAAACACTTAACCTAGAAAGTATAGAAAAAGACGTAAGTAACATACATTTTGACGATATAACCACGATACTGCTTAGAATGAACGGGATTTACGTAAATGATGTAAGATTTAAAGAGATAAAGGATTACGCAGTATCCTTCTTACAACTTATAAAAGCCTACAAACAAATAACCACTCTGTTAAAGGACTTCTCAAATAAGGACGTTTTCTTAGTCCCATTGCGCTATAATAATCTCGATCTAGTTTTCGTTTTCTCACTTAACATTTACCCAGGTTTCTATTCTCTTAATAAATTATTAACTACTAACCATATCACTGCGGATAGTAACGTATATTGCATTGGTAGAAAAGAAGACTTAGATCAAATCGAAGGAACCTTACGAAATAACGGTATAAAGAAGGTCACTCGCATCGACATTAATGAAGACGATAAAATGGTCAGCTTCTTAGAAGAGAAATTAAGGGAATTTGATCAAGAAAATAGTGAAGTTATTGGAGAATTACAACAAAGTAACAAAGATAGCTTAATATTTATTCAATACTTTGACTCATCTATAATCAAGGAAGTTATTGAAAGGATCAAAGACCATAAAATTATAAATAATGAAAATCTTATTAATAATGTAATGAGCACATTAAACACTACCCAACAACCAGTTCAACAGAATAGAGATAGTGAGCCAATATGTTTACTGATCACAGAGGACTGGTCTAATCTACTTAGAACAGAGTTAAAGAAAGAAAACTCAAAGTATTTCATTGAGTTGAACTCTAACATGCAATTATCCAATAACGAGAAATACAAAAACATAACCAATTCACCACCAATATCCACGGAATTCTTATCATACATCAAAAAACCTAATACACGAATAGACGTTGTGTTTTTAGAGAAAAAGGACAACGAACTACTCCTCCGTTCAGTCGGAAAAATTATCGACGCTAAAAACATCGAATTAGTAGAAGGGAACAAAATTAAATCAATCAAGATAAACGTCGACTGCTATCAACCTGTCCCACTAAGAATGGACCTAGATATAGGCTATGAAGGGGTCTTTATTTGTGAAAGAACCCACGATGATGAAACTAAGAACGCTTCTAACATGATAAATATCAAGAAAATATTGAGTGAATGTAGAAAAGATTCAATATATGAATTAAAAGTATGTTACCCTAAAATCCTAGCTTCTAAAATCCTCTCAGATAACCCATTAACACTAGATCAAGACGCATTTATAGATATCAAAAGCAACATTATAATCGTTCCTTCTCGGCAAATAGTATTAATTCCATATAACAATACGTACGTTTTATGGAGCATTCCCTATAACTGCAGACAAGGAGATATCAGAGAAATAGATAAAATAGATAGCAGAAAAATAATTGAATGCATGGGATTACAATTTTTACAAGAAGATAATTATTTGGCTAAACAACTAAGTACCAAAGAAGGTGTTGAAAAGGCCTTATTGGGAAAAACTTATTCTAAGGTATCAGTTTCGAGAAAACCTAGCAATATAGTAGACTCATTAAAGAAGACCCTCTATTGGCAACACTACATTCTGGAATTTATAGGAGTTAAAAAACTAGTTATATTATTGAACTCTCTAATGAAATATCATACTGTACTTAAAATGATTCAAATTAACAACCTTTATGATGTGCTATCATTTATAGACATAGTTAAGCAAATCAACGAGCTGAATTCATACCAATCATTACAGGAAGTAATTAATTCACTCCGTCAACATTATCAAATAGACTTATGGAATTCTAACTCTGACAAAATCTTAAATCAAATAAATGAAGCTATAGAGAAAATTAATTCAGAGAAAATCACCAATGACTTAAATAAATATTTAGATAGTTATTCTCAAGAAATCTCTTTCTTACTTGATGATGATATTTTAGTTGAGACCCGTGGTATCATGATATCATATAGAGAGATATTATTACCGCAAAATTCAGAGCTAAAAATAAAGTACTTATCACTGTTACTTGTAGAGAAGTATAAGTTTAATGATTTTCCGGTCCTTGTTAAATTCCAAAGGTAA